The DNA region CCTTCTGCTTGCGGCGGTGCGTCACCTGTTCGGCACGCCGAAGGGCTGGACCGAGTTTCGTCAGGTGCTCCTGGCCCACCCCGATGCAGTCCGTTCGCTGATGCTCGAGCGTTCGACACAAACCAACGAACCAGGAAGGTGCGCCTCGCTGCTCCCCGTCCTGGCGCGATTGCCGCAGCCGCTGGCGCTCCTCGAGGTCGGAACCTCCGCCGGGCTCTGCCTCATGCCCGACCTCTATGGCTACGACTACGGCCGCAAGGCGATCCGCCCACCCTCGATGGCCTCGGAGCCGCCTGTCTTGCGTTGCTCCGTCAGCGAGACGACCCCGTTGCCGACGGCCGCGCCACACGTCGTCTGGCGAGCGGGGCTGGACCTCAGCCCAATCGATGCTTCGGATGCTGCGCAAGTCGCATGGCTTGAGACACTGGTCTGGCCGGAGCAGACGGAACGGCTTGCCAACCTGCAGGCGGCCGTCAAGATCGCCGCTTCGGTCAAGCCACGGATCGTGAAGGGCGACTTGCGCGGGAGCGAATTCGCCCGGCTCTGCAGCGAAGCCCCAAAGGACGCCACCCTTGTCGTCTTTCACACGGCGGTGCTCGACTATATCTCCGACCCCGCAGATAGGGAGGCTTTCGACCAACAGGCGATGCGGCTCGCTCCGTATTGGGTATCGAACGAGTTCCCCCGCGCATTCCCGTTCATCGCCACGCGCGCAGGAACAAGCTGGCCACCCGGGCGCTTCCTTCTGTCTGTGAACCGCACTCCTGTCGCCTGGACCGACCCACATGGAGCTTCGCTCGCATGGATCGCGGATGAGGCCTAGGGGACCTCCGGCCTCGTCATTCCAGGCCTTGAGCCTGGAATCCATGGCCAAGGCCGATGATGCCGGCGTGGTCCTCGGGTCAAGCCCGAGGACGACGGAGGGCGGGTGGACCGGTATCCGCGTATGCGCGCGCTCAAGAAGCGCGCGCTTTTTTCTCCCATCTCAGCGGAAACCGCCGCTCGCGAACAGCCGTTCGCCGGTCAGCCAGCGGGCGTCGTCGGAGGCGAGGAAGACGGCGATGTCGGCGATGTCGTCCGGCTGGCCGATGCGGCCGAGCGGCGTCTGGGCGGCGATGGTCTGTTCGAGCTCAGAGCCGATGACGCCGGCCGAGTGCGTTCCCTCGGTCTCGACCATGCCGGGCAGAATGGCGTTGACGCGGATCTTGCGCGGGGCGAGCTCCTTGGCGAGCACGCTGTTGATGCCCTCGACGGCGCCCTTGGTGCCGGTGTAGACGGCCGAGTTCGGGAGACCCAGGCTGGTGACCACCGAGGAGATGTTGATGACGCTGCCGCCCTCGCCGAGATGCCTGGCCGCCGCCTGGGTGGTCAGGAGAACGCCGAGAACATTGACGTCGAACATGCGGCGGTAGTGTTCCTCGGTCACCTCGCCGATCGGGGCGAATTCATAGACGCCGGAATTGTTGACCAGCACGTCGAGCTTGCCGAATTCCTTGACTGCGGCATCGACCACGCCCTGCGCCTGTTCGGCCTTGGAAACGTCGCCCTGCACCGCGATGGCCTTGCCGCCGGCCGCGTCGATCGCCTCGACCACGGCGTCGGCTCCGGCCTTGCTCGAGGCGTAATTCACCACCACTTCAGCACCTTCGGCCGCCATCGCCTTGGCAATCGCGGCGCCGATGCCCTTGGAGGCTCCCGTGACCACTGCGACCTTCCCTGTGAGCTTAGCCATCTCTCGTTCCTTCTGATCCGGAAGGCCGCCGGAATTGACGGCCTTGTTCCGTAGTTCAGAAATTCGGAACTGTTGATCTCGGTTTCAAGGGGCACTATATAAAATTCATGCGACCGCTCTTTCACCCAGCTCTCGAGGATATCAAGCCCGATGCGATCCTCTATGCGCTGTCGGATCCGGAGCGCGTGGCGATCTTCGCCAAGCTCGCAGGCACCGCCTGCGGCGGCACCTGTTCGGCGCTTGCGGATCTCGGCGACCGCATCATTCCAAAATCGTCGCTGTCGAACCATTTCAAGGTGCTGCGCGAATCCGGCCTGATCCGCAGCGAACGCCAGGGGGTGGAGATGCGCAACCAGACCCGCTGCGCCGAGCTCGACGAGCGCTTCCCCGGGCTGGTCAGGGCGATCCTGACGGCTTACGGACAGCTTCCCGAGCAAATGAAGACGGGTTGACGGCTCTTGGAAGATAGCAGCTGCCGTTGGTGGCTCGCCTGGGTCCTCGGGTCAAGCCCGAAGGACGACGGAGAGTGTGAGGTGCCCTGCGGTAACAGGGTGAGGTTCGGCAAACCCGATGCAATCACACTCTCTGATCTCGCTGCCAGACTTCGTCATTCACGCTACCCGATGCCTATCCGCTGCGCCGACGGCGCGTTTGGCGAGAACGCCCACCCCACTCTCCGTCATCCCAGGGCTTGACCCCGGGATCCATACTCGACTTGCCGACGCATGTCGGGAAACCAGTTAGTTATAAGGTCGTGGCAGAAACTTATAACTGGAGATCACGGCCAAAAGGAGTTATAAGGCTTTGGCAGATACTTATAACGCGCATGTGAGCGAGCGAGGACTGCACTTAAGCGGGGAACGCCGCTTTGACCCGTGTGGATGGTCGCTGCACTCGAAAAGGACGAGCCGCCAATGATGAAAGAGATCGACATCAGCTATAGGACAATGTTCGCGGAACTGGCGCAGCGGACGTTGGACGGGCAGTTTCTGTCGGACTTTCCATTGGAAGGTTGGTTTGTGACCGTCACCGTGAAAGGGCGCGACTACTGGTATTTCGATCTCCCGACTCCCGAAGGCAAGGACAAGCGAAGCTATGTCGGTCCGCAGAGCGATGACGCGATCACGGCGCGGGTGATGGCCCACAAGGAGATCAAGGATAACGTCCGGGAGCGACGGCGGATGGTCAGCACGCTCCGTCGTGCCGGCCTTCCGGGTCCCGATAATTTTGCGGGCGACATCACCAAAGCCCTCGCGGATGCGGGCTTATTCCGTCTGCGTGCAGTCCTGATCGGGTCGGTGGCATTCAGCACCTATGCAGGCATGCTCGGCGTTCGCCTGCCCTCATCCGCCATGCAGACCGGCGACGCGGACTTCGCGCAGGACTTTGCTATTTCTGCGGGTGTCCAGGACAGCCTGCCTCCGGTTCTTGAGGTCCTCCAGTCGGTCGATCCCGAATTCAGGGCAGTTCCCCATGAGGCAGACAAGGCTAGGGTCGTCGCCTTTCAGAACGCCAAGGGCTATCGGGTGGAATTCCTGACGGGAAACCGCGGATCGGATGACTATACCGGCAAACCCTCCCCCATGCCTGCCCTCGGCGGTGCGTCGGCGGAAAACCTGCGCTTCCTGGACTACCTGATCTACGAGCCCGTCCGCACGGTTCTCCTCTTCCGCGAGGGCGTGAACGTCCTCGTTCCCGCGCCCGAGCGATATGCAGTCCATAAGCTCATCGTGTCGTCCAGAAGGTTCACGGACACTCTGGGACGCGTAAAGGCCGACAAAGACCTCACGCAAGCGTCACTGCTTTTCCAAGCCCTCGTCGAGACACGCCATGACTCCGAGCTGACAGATGCTTGGGCGGAAGCCTGGGATCGAGGGGATTCATGGAAAGACGGCATTTGCCACGGTCTCCTGAGGCTTCCTCATAAGGGTGTCGAAGCGCTCGGCAAGGCTCTTGGATCGGAGATGCCCGATCTGGAGAAGTTGAGAGCCAAAACTCGGCAGAAGTGATGTCGCATGATGCTCGAGCCGCCCGACGATGGACCGCCCTTCCTCCCGACCACGTTATTGTAGCGCCTTATCCAAAATCACGTTTGTCAGCACGAAAGAATAGAAGTCATCGGCTTCCGGCTCGAAGCTTGGGCCGGCCATATCCAGACAAAAGACACCGCCTCCGCTCGATGGCCAGAGGCAATAGCGCCAGGAAGCTCCACAGTCCGCAATTGAAACCGCATCGGCGGGAATGGAATCGCCTTTTGGGCGCGCTCCATAAACCTTGCTATAGCTGGAAGATTGATAAAGCTGAAACGAGGGGTGTCGTTCAACGAAGGATGCGGGCTCGGGCTCGTAGATGTAGAACCCTTTCGTCGTTGAGCCGACGCCGATGACGCGGATGAACTCTAGATATTGCTGAGAAATGGCGGGATAGCGAGCGACGATGCCCGACAGCTTCTCGTTTGAGAGCGGCTCAAGTGAGGAAAGTTCCTTGCTTTGGTCAACTTCGAGCAGTTGTGAGATTTTGTCGATCATAATGCGTCGGGTCCCTCGATTCTGCCGACACTTTGACGCCTTCTGTCCTGCTGCCGTCAAGGTCCGCTGGACCTCGCAGGCTTGAAGTCGTCGAGCGGCTTTCATTTGTAGCGACCGGCTATGACATGCCGGCGCCGCAACGACCCGACGAGGCACGGCAGCAGAAGGCTCGCGCCGGTGCCCGTCTACCGCCCCTCGCCTTACCAATCCGTAAGTTGCCGCCGGGCCGCCCTCTCGGCTAGATCTGGCCGCACCAGGCATGCCGGAGCGGCCGATGCGAATCCTGCTAATCGAGGACGATATCAAGACGTCCGATTATATCGCCAAGGGCTTGTCCGAGGCCGGGCACGTCTGTGACGTCATCGGCGACGGCCGCGACGGGCTGTTTCAGGCGCAGCGCGAGACCTATGACGTTATCGTCGTCGATCGCATGCTGCCGGGCCTCGACGGGCTGGCGATCGTCCGCTCACTGAGGGCTGCCAGGGTCGGCGCGCCGGCGCTGTTCCTGACCTCGATCGGCGGCGTCGACGATCGCGTCGAAGGGCTGGAGGCGGGCGGCGACGATTATCTCACCAAACCTTTCGCCTTCTCCGAGCTTCTGGCGCGCATCCATGCGCTCGGTCGGCGTCCGCCGGTGCAGGAGCAGCGGACGGTCTTGAAGGTTGCCGATCTCGAGCTCGATCTGATCCGCCGCGAGGCCCGCCGCGCCGGCCAGCTGATCGAGCTGCAGCCGCGCGAGTTCACCCTGCTCGAGGTGCTGATGCGCGGCGAAGGCCGGGTGATCACCAGGACGATGCTGCTCGAGCGGGTCTGGGATTTCCACTTCGATCCGAAGACCAGCGTCGTCGAGACCCATATCAGCCGCCTCAGGGCCAAGGTCGACAAGCCGTTCCAGGCCCAGCTTCTGCACACGATCCGCAACACCGGATACAGCCTGCATGCGCCTCGAACAGGATGATTTCAGGCCCATCGGCCTGAAAATCTCAAATCCTGTTCGCAAGTTAAAGAGTAAGAGCATGATGTCGTCCGAAAACCGCGCACACTTTTCGGCATCATGCTCTAGCCTGCGAAGAAGCACGCCGTTCCGCCTGGCCGTTACCTTCGGCGTCCTCTTCGTCGTCGCCTTCATCTTCAGCGGCGCGATCATCTATCACATGCTGCGCCTCGGCCTTGACCGAGACGTCGACCAGTCGCTCACCGAGATGAATTCGCTCATCGCCTCGACCTATGAGCCCGGCGACACCCAGGATCTGATCAACACGCTGAACAATTATGCGAGTTTCCAGTCCACCTCTGACGGGCTCTATTCGCTGACCGATGCCGGCGGGCGCAAGCTCGCCGGCAATTTTGCGGCGCCCCGCATCCCGGACGGCGTCTATACCGTCACCTCGGGCGATGTCGGGCTGAAGGGGCGTGAGCGCTACCGGATGCGGGTGTCGACCATCGGCCCCTACAATCTGGTGGTGGCGGAAAACTTCAACGATGTCGACGAGATGCTGCGGATCGTTCTGGTAAGCTTCGAATGGGCTGCGGCAATCGTCGTGGCGACGGCGATCGGCGGCGGCGTCTTTCTGGCCGTTCGCGCCCAGGCGAGATTGGACGGGGTCGCCAACACCATGAACGACGTTTCTCACGGCGCCCTCGACGCTCGCGTCCCGATCACCGGCCACGGCGACGATCTCGATACGGTGGCGATCCAGATCAACGCGGCACTGGAGCGGCTGCAGAGACTGGTCGAGAGCATGCGGCAGGTGAGCGCCGATATCGCCCACGATCTGAAAACACCGCTCAACAGGCTGCGCCTGACGCTGGATGCCGCCGTGGCTGGAATCAACCGGCAAGCGGATGTTTCGGCTCTGCTTGACGAAGCGAGAAACGAGAGCGACCGGATCGACGCCACCTTCGAGGCGCTGCTGCGCATTTCCCAGATCGAGGCCGGCGCCCGCAAGGAGCGCTTCCAGGCGACCGATATCGACGCCGTGCTGAGCGTCATCTCCGAGGTCTATGTCGATGTCGCCGAAGATGCGGGGCAGTCGTTCCGGATCGCCGAGCGCGCGCCCGCCGTCATCGGGGGCGACCGCGATCTCTTGACGCAGATGATCGCCAACCTGGTGGAGAACGCGATCAACCACTGCCCGCCCGGAACCGGCATCACGCTGTCGCTTCGCCGCCAGGGCGGCCGCGCCATTCTCTCGGTCGCCGACACCGGCCCCGGCATCCCCGCCGAGGAAAGGGACAAGGTCTTCCGCCGCCTCTACCGCATCGACAAGAGCCGCACGACACCGGGAAGCGGCCTCGGCCTCAGCCTCGTCAGGGCAATCGCCGAGCTGCATTCGGCCGAGATCGCACTGGCGGACAATCATCCCGGCCTTCGCGTTTCGATCGCCTTCCCGCTGATGCCGGAGAAATCCTGAGCCGCCATGCCGCGAGCCGGGCGAAACGGGCGGCAAAACGGCGGATCTCGGCAGCAGCGCGAAAAGACAGCACGCTCCACGGCCGGCGGCGGCCGAGCCGGTAGGCCGAAAGCCCCGCCTGGATCTGCGAGCAGGGATCGGCCCTTTGGCTCACCGGCAGCGGATCGACGAAGCAAGCGCGCAGCCCCTCATCGAACTCCAGGTCGAAGGCGAGATCATAGGGCAGCCGCATCGGCAGCAGCGCCCCGGCAATCCAGCCCGCCGCCTTGCGGTTGACCAGATAGGCGCCCGATCCCTTCTCGCGGGTCAGCGCGATGGCGAGCGAGCGCGAGCCGGTCAGCGGCTCGACCCGGTGCTTGCGACCGGAATTGACCGTCGACAGCCGCAGAATGTCCCAGTGCGCCTGGTGGCGAAGCGCGGCCTCGAGCAGTTCGGCAAAATCGT from Rhizobium sp. NLR16a includes:
- a CDS encoding GSU2403 family nucleotidyltransferase fold protein, with translation MMKEIDISYRTMFAELAQRTLDGQFLSDFPLEGWFVTVTVKGRDYWYFDLPTPEGKDKRSYVGPQSDDAITARVMAHKEIKDNVRERRRMVSTLRRAGLPGPDNFAGDITKALADAGLFRLRAVLIGSVAFSTYAGMLGVRLPSSAMQTGDADFAQDFAISAGVQDSLPPVLEVLQSVDPEFRAVPHEADKARVVAFQNAKGYRVEFLTGNRGSDDYTGKPSPMPALGGASAENLRFLDYLIYEPVRTVLLFREGVNVLVPAPERYAVHKLIVSSRRFTDTLGRVKADKDLTQASLLFQALVETRHDSELTDAWAEAWDRGDSWKDGICHGLLRLPHKGVEALGKALGSEMPDLEKLRAKTRQK
- a CDS encoding HAMP domain-containing sensor histidine kinase, which codes for MMSSENRAHFSASCSSLRRSTPFRLAVTFGVLFVVAFIFSGAIIYHMLRLGLDRDVDQSLTEMNSLIASTYEPGDTQDLINTLNNYASFQSTSDGLYSLTDAGGRKLAGNFAAPRIPDGVYTVTSGDVGLKGRERYRMRVSTIGPYNLVVAENFNDVDEMLRIVLVSFEWAAAIVVATAIGGGVFLAVRAQARLDGVANTMNDVSHGALDARVPITGHGDDLDTVAIQINAALERLQRLVESMRQVSADIAHDLKTPLNRLRLTLDAAVAGINRQADVSALLDEARNESDRIDATFEALLRISQIEAGARKERFQATDIDAVLSVISEVYVDVAEDAGQSFRIAERAPAVIGGDRDLLTQMIANLVENAINHCPPGTGITLSLRRQGGRAILSVADTGPGIPAEERDKVFRRLYRIDKSRTTPGSGLGLSLVRAIAELHSAEIALADNHPGLRVSIAFPLMPEKS
- a CDS encoding DUF2332 domain-containing protein, producing MDEEGLAEISARYVHFADTEAHGRSPLYEALARAVAGDRETLGFLSTLPDTKRQPNLLLAAVRHLFGTPKGWTEFRQVLLAHPDAVRSLMLERSTQTNEPGRCASLLPVLARLPQPLALLEVGTSAGLCLMPDLYGYDYGRKAIRPPSMASEPPVLRCSVSETTPLPTAAPHVVWRAGLDLSPIDASDAAQVAWLETLVWPEQTERLANLQAAVKIAASVKPRIVKGDLRGSEFARLCSEAPKDATLVVFHTAVLDYISDPADREAFDQQAMRLAPYWVSNEFPRAFPFIATRAGTSWPPGRFLLSVNRTPVAWTDPHGASLAWIADEA
- a CDS encoding glycosyltransferase family 25 protein — its product is MNMRATPAALMPALHPVSLQVNTYLINLDRAPLRRFRMERLLAGFGLAYERVAAVDGAGLSLPHPDFDEASYLRRHGRRPNPFEIGCYLSHVECARRFLASEAEFALILEDDLDLDDDFAELLEAALRHQAHWDILRLSTVNSGRKHRVEPLTGSRSLAIALTREKGSGAYLVNRKAAGWIAGALLPMRLPYDLAFDLEFDEGLRACFVDPLPVSQRADPCSQIQAGLSAYRLGRRRPWSVLSFRAAAEIRRFAARFARLAAWRLRISPASAGRRSKREGRDDCPPVRSRPNAARRLP
- a CDS encoding winged helix-turn-helix domain-containing protein; protein product: MRILLIEDDIKTSDYIAKGLSEAGHVCDVIGDGRDGLFQAQRETYDVIVVDRMLPGLDGLAIVRSLRAARVGAPALFLTSIGGVDDRVEGLEAGGDDYLTKPFAFSELLARIHALGRRPPVQEQRTVLKVADLELDLIRREARRAGQLIELQPREFTLLEVLMRGEGRVITRTMLLERVWDFHFDPKTSVVETHISRLRAKVDKPFQAQLLHTIRNTGYSLHAPRTG
- a CDS encoding helix-turn-helix domain-containing protein, producing the protein MRPLFHPALEDIKPDAILYALSDPERVAIFAKLAGTACGGTCSALADLGDRIIPKSSLSNHFKVLRESGLIRSERQGVEMRNQTRCAELDERFPGLVRAILTAYGQLPEQMKTG
- a CDS encoding glucose 1-dehydrogenase codes for the protein MAKLTGKVAVVTGASKGIGAAIAKAMAAEGAEVVVNYASSKAGADAVVEAIDAAGGKAIAVQGDVSKAEQAQGVVDAAVKEFGKLDVLVNNSGVYEFAPIGEVTEEHYRRMFDVNVLGVLLTTQAAARHLGEGGSVINISSVVTSLGLPNSAVYTGTKGAVEGINSVLAKELAPRKIRVNAILPGMVETEGTHSAGVIGSELEQTIAAQTPLGRIGQPDDIADIAVFLASDDARWLTGERLFASGGFR